The following are encoded in a window of Suncus etruscus isolate mSunEtr1 chromosome 16, mSunEtr1.pri.cur, whole genome shotgun sequence genomic DNA:
- the SLC10A4 gene encoding LOW QUALITY PROTEIN: sodium/bile acid cotransporter 4 (The sequence of the model RefSeq protein was modified relative to this genomic sequence to represent the inferred CDS: inserted 1 base in 1 codon; deleted 5 bases in 3 codons), protein MDGSDNTTPALRPTPRPLDHSALPPNASSLNPGSEFLLGSDQQRLAEPHAGPGLRLLQPGPVPVPVPAVLGAPHEPPFWDTPLSHGLNVLVGAALCITMLGLGCTVDATRFGAHVRRPVGALLAALCQFGLLPLLAFLLALACALDEVAAVAVLLCGCCPGGNLSNLMSLLVDGDMNLSIIMTISSTLLALVLMPVCLWIYSRAWINTPLVQLLPLGAVTLTLCSTLIPIGLGVFIRYXYNRVADYIVKGKMHVSLWSLLVTLVVLFILTGTMLGPELLASIPVAVYMVAIFMPLAGYASGYGLATLFHLPPNCKRTVCLETGSQNVQLCTAILKLAFPPRLIGSMYMFPLLYALFQSAEAGVFVLIYKMYGSEVLHKREPLDEEEDTDISYKKLKEEEMADTSYGTVNSNNLVMVETSQTSL, encoded by the exons ATGGACGGCTCGGACAACACCACCCCTGCTCTT CGCCCAACTCCCCGCCCGCTGGACCACTCCGCGCTGCCCCCCAACGCTAGCAGCCTGAATCCGGGCTCCGAATTCCTCCTCGGCTCCGACCAGCAGCGTCTCGCCGAGCCCCACGCCGGGCCCGGCCTCCGGCTCCTCCAGCCCGGCCCCGTCCCCGTCCCTGTTCCCGCTGTCCTGGGCGCCCCCCACGAGCCCCCGTTCTGGGAC ACGCCGCTGAGCCACGGGCTGAACGTGCTGGTGGGCGCCGCCCTGTGCATCACCATGCTGGGCCTGGGGTGCACGGTGGACGCCACCCGCTTCGGGGCGCACGTCCGGCGGCCGGTGGGCGCGCTGCTGGCCGCGCTCTGCCAGTTCGGGCTCCTGCCGCTGCTCGCCTTCCTGCTGGCCCTGGCCTGCGCGCTGGACGAGGTGGCCGCCGTGGCCGTGCTGCTGTGCGGCTGCTGTCCCGGGGGCAACCTCTCCAACCTCATGTCCCTGCTGGTGGACGGCGACATGAACCTCAG TATCATCATGACCATCTCCTCCACGCTGCTGGCCCTGGTCTTGATGCCTGTGTGCCTGTGGATCTACAGCCGCGCGTGGATCAATACCCCGTTGGTGCAGCTCCTACCGCTGGGGGCAGTCACCCTCACTCTCTGCAGCACCCTCATC CCCATCGGCTTGGGCGTCTTCATTCGCT AATACAATCGGGTGGCCGACTACATAGTGAAAGGTAAGATGCAT gTTTCCCTGTGGTCTCTGCTAGTGACACTGGTGGTCCTTTTTATATTGACTGGCACTATGTTAGGACCTGAACTGCTGGCAAGCATACCTGTAGCTGTTTATATGGTGGCCATTTTTATGCCTCTGGCAGGCTACGCCTCAGGCTATGGCCTGGCCACCCTCTTTCATCTGCCCCCCAACTGCAAGAGGACGGTGTGCTTGGAGACGGGGAGTCAGAACGTGCAGCTGTGCACTGCCATCCTCAAGCTGGCCTTCCCCCCACGTCTCATTGGGAGCATGTACATGTTTCCCTTGCTGTATGCCCTCTTCCAGTCTGCAGAAGCAGGGGTGTTCgtcttaatatataaaatgtacggAAGTGAAGTATTGCACAAGCGAGAGCCCCTTGATGAAGAGGAAGACACAGACATTTCATACAAGAAACTCAAAGAAGAGGAAATGGCAGACACTTCCTATGGCACAGTGAATTCCAATAATTTAGTGATGGTGGAAACCTCTCAGACTTCTCTCTga
- the ZAR1 gene encoding LOW QUALITY PROTEIN: zygote arrest protein 1 (The sequence of the model RefSeq protein was modified relative to this genomic sequence to represent the inferred CDS: inserted 2 bases in 1 codon), translating to MAERSGGKRLVRERGRQSVRARSGLRVRVVLEGEVRDVRLDRVCILFSHCTRPFLPXQEQGMAGAGGRRSCVPGACAPFFHAPGQLAASAYLDRYQRAQLMGLLSRGLTGLAPQPRKASSRDAAVQVNPRRDSSVQCSLGRLTLQRRTRGPELGSPPSRAPRPGRFPRSVAVYSPVTSRRVPKLPEKAAGDAGQPGAPPASTPRSPDSGGAGGGGPEKGPETAGDVAAPGRAPSSPEQPASPPPGKDEHEAGEEEPEPQILEPGPRLRFQFLEQKYGFFHCKDCNIRWESAYVWCVQGTSKVYFKQFCRRCQKSYNPYSVEDINCQSCKQTRCSCPIRLRHIDPKRPHRQDLCGRCKGKRLSCDSTFSFKYII from the exons ATGGCCGAGAGGAGCGGAGGGAAGCGGCTCGTGCGGGAAAGG GGCCGGCAGAGCGTGCGGGCGCGGTCGGGGCTGCGCGTACGGGTAGTTCTGGAGGGCGAAGTGCGAGACGTCCGCCTAGACCGCGTCTGCATCCTCTTTTCCCATTGCACCCGACCCTTCCTTCC CCAAGAGCAGGGCATGGCGGGCGCGGGCGGGCGTCGGAGCTGCGTGCCCGGTGCCTGCGCCCCGTTTTTCCACGCGCCCGGGCAGCTGGCGGCCTCGGCGTACTTGGACCGCTACCAGCGGGCGCAGCTGATGGGGCTGCTGTCTCGGGGGCTCACGGGCCTCGCCCCGCAACCCCGCAAGGCCAGCAGCCGCGACGCGGCGGTGCAGGTGAACCCCCGGCGCGACTCCTCGGTGCAGTGCTCGCTGGGGCGCCTCACGCTGCAGCGCAGGACGCGCGGCCCCGAGCTGGGCAGCCCCCCGAGCAGGGCCCCGAGGCCCGGGCGCTTCCCGCGCTCCGTCGCCGTCTACTCGCCCGTCACCTCCCGCCGCGTGCCCAAGCTCCCGGAGAAGGCCGCGGGGGACGCGGGGCAGCCTGGGGCGCCCCCAGCTTCCACGCCCCGCAGCCCGGACtcgggaggagcaggaggaggaggcccggagaaggggccagagactGCAGGGGACGTGGCTGCCCCGGGGCGCGCGCCTTCGAGCCCCGAGCAGCCCGCCTCGCCGCCGCCGGGGAAGGACGAGCACGAAGCGGGCGAGGAGGAGCCGGAACCCCAAATTCTCGAGCCAGGCCCGCGCCTACGCTTCCAG TTCTTAGAACAGAAATATGGCTTCTTCCACTGTAAGGACTGTAACATCCGATGGGAAAGCGCCTATGTgtggtgtgtgcaaggcacaagCAAG GTTTACTTCAAGCAGTTTTGCAGACGTTGTCAGAAGTCTTACAATCCTTACAGCGTGGAGGATATCAACTGCCAA AGCTGTAAACAGACGAGATGTTCCTGCCCCATCAGACTTCGCCACATTGATCCTAAAAGGCCCCATCGCCAAGATCTGTGTGGCAGatgcaaaggcaaacgcctatcCTGCGACAGCACATTCAGCTTTAAATACATCATCTAA